From a region of the Triticum aestivum cultivar Chinese Spring chromosome 7D, IWGSC CS RefSeq v2.1, whole genome shotgun sequence genome:
- the LOC123165732 gene encoding uncharacterized protein encodes MAEQGKKSGEQDKKRPRFSEKAEGSGAKKSSAVAVTTVSPAELAVPSPVAPRRAALSSPSPVAKAQPVTSPLAFKPPALPVPSPVATKTRTLAELNPVPIPKSAATVAVTSPVAATPPAPSPAATRVLAAQSPAATKTPTPSPVATVAVTSPVTAMPSAPSPAATRALEAQSPVATKTPTPSPVATAKPAAVVKRDEEGAEHNGGAMLALAAEEEEPANLDLPKKLFHCAACRAPLKPPVFKCEKEHFVCCACGGGGDGRANRHCGPCGHDVSYTHSEFMDGVVGAYKVPCPYKQHGCASSIVYHAAADHKAKCAHAPCYCFECMPPFEGSPAELLRHLTAPSGKHSWLTDKIKYESSHPLVVQAPSGDYRCLLLAEDGSVFLLAVGAGRGPAGRRPVNVVCVRGNADADSRPLYTGVLWVDGPPATAGHLRGSVQVKGDVASCSVPGEVDMEQGWLHAHVNPNMLHGESGEVHLRLRITRFP; translated from the exons ATGGCGGAGCAGGGGAAGAAGTCGGGGGAGCAGGACAAGAAGAGACCGCGGTTCTCCGAGAAGGCCGAGGGCAGCGGCGCCAAGAAGTCCAGCGCCGTGGCGGTGACCACAGTGTCACCGGCGGAGCTCGCGGTGCCGAGTCCGGTGGCCCCGAGGAGGGCGGCGCTGTCCTCGCCCAGCCCCGTTGCAAAGGCGCAGCCGGTCACCAGTCCTCTCGCCTTCAAGCCACCGGCGCTGCCGGTGCCGAGTCCGGTGGCCACGAAGACGCGGACACTGGCCGAGCTCAATCCCGTTCCCATCCCGAAGTCAGCCGCCACAGTGGCGGTGACCAGTCCGGTGGCCGCCACGCCACCGGCGCCCAGTCCAGCGGCAACGAGGGTGCTCGCGGCACAGAGTCCGGCGGCCACGAAGACGCCGACGCCCAGTCCAGTGGCGACGGTGGCAGTGACCAGTCCGGTGACCGCCATGCCATCGGCGCCCAGTCCAGCGGCAACGAGGGCGCTCGAGGCACAGAGTCCGGTGGCCACGAAGACGCCGACACCCAGTCCAGTGGCCACTGCGAAGCCGGCTGCCGTGGTGAAGCGGGATGAAGAAGGCGCGGAACACAATGGTGGCGCAATgctggccctggcggcggaagagGAGGAGCCTGCCAATTTGGACTTGCCCAAGAAATTGTTTCACTGCGCGGCCTGTCGTGCCCCCCTCAAGCCTCCGGTGTTCAAG TGCGAAAAGGAGCATTTCGTGTGCTgcgcttgcggcggcggcggagacggcaGAGCGAACAGGCACTGCGGTCCATGCGGGCATGACGTCTCCTACACCCACTCCGAGTTCATGGACGGCGTGGTCGGCGCCTACAAGGTGCCGTGCCCGTACAAGCAGCACGGCTGCGCGAGCTCCATCGTGTACCACGCGGCGGCGGACCACAAGGCCAAGTGCGCGCACGCGCCCTGCTACTGCTTCGAGTGCATGCCCCCGTTCGAGGGCTCGCCAGCGGAACTCCTGCGACACCTCACGGCGCCGTCCGGCAAACACTCCTGGCTCACGGACAAGATCAAATACGAGTCTAGCCACCCGCTCGTCGTGCAGGCGCCGTCGGGGGATTACCGCTGCCTGCTGCTCGCGGAGGACGGCAGCGTGTTCCTCCTGGCCGTGGGCGCCGGCAGGGGCCCGGCTGGGCGCCGCCCCGTCAACGTCGTGTGCGTCAGGGGCAACGCCGACGCCGACTCGAGGCCGCTGTACACGGGCGTGCTCTGGGTGGATGGTCCTCCGGCCACCGCGGGCCATCTTAGGGGCAGCGTCCAGGTGAAAGGGGACGTGGCGAGCTGCTCCGTCCCGGGCGAGGTGGACATGGAACAGGGCTGGCTCCATGCGCATGTCAACCCCAACATGCTGCACGGAGAGTCCGGCGAGGTTCATCTGCGCCTCCGTATAACCAGATTCCCATGA
- the LOC123165337 gene encoding E3 ubiquitin-protein ligase GW2, which translates to MGNRVGGRRRRPPVDERYTAPQGLYPHPDIDLKKLRRLILEAKLAPCHPGADDPRPDLDECPICFLFYPSLNRSKCCAKGICTECFLQMKSPTSCRPTQCPYCKMLNYAVEYRGVKTKEEKGVEQIEEQRVIEAQIRMRHQELQDDAERLKNKQVAASTDEVAIARVEPCDTGGTSTPAASAAQGNDAVSGQVQHSELLLKNAERLRQLRDNNFDMDLEEVMLMEAIWLSVQDQEALGNPGSIGAVPPTLPLRCYDASGAASAEAAPPGGFACAVAALAEQQHMLGDPSSTATCQASRHDILSRSQRSFTEDLSIAGSSASATRVEEPSNGRTPQARDGADYSNNDGWSEAAEASTSCAGSDVTVEAGAASVAAAASDVSSIGSGNVPDSFEEQMMLAMALSLVDARGVGGSPPGLAWR; encoded by the exons atGGGGAACCGGGtcgggggccggcggcggcgcccgcCGGTGGACGAGCGCTACACGGCGCCGCAGGGGCTCTACCCGCACCCGGACATCGACCTCAAGAAGCTGCGCCGCCTCATCCTCGAGGCCAAGCTCGCGCCCTGCCACCCGGGCGCCGACGACCCCAGGCCAGACCTCGACGAGTGCCCAATCTGCTTCCTG TTTTATCCAAGCTTGAACCGCTCCAAGTGCTGCGCCAAGGGGATTTGCACCG AGTGCTTCCTCCAGATGAAGTCGCCCACCTCCTGCCGGCCGACACA GTGTCCGTACTGCAAGATGCTGAACTACGCCGTGGAGTACCGCGGCGTCAAGACGAAAGAGGAAAAGGGCGTCGAGCAGATT GAGGAGCAGAGGGTGATCGAGGCGCAGATCAGGATGCGGCACCAGGAACTCCAGGACGACGCCGAGCGGCTCAAGAACAAGCAGGTTGCTGCTTCAACCGATGAAGTAGCAATAGCACGAGTCGAACCTTGTGATACTGGTGGCACGTCCACCCCAG CTGCAAGCGCTGCCCAAGGCAATGATGCCGTCTCAGGTCAAGTACAGCATTCGGAGCTGCTATTGAAGAATGCTGAACGCTTAAGGCAGTTGCG GGATAATAATTTCGATATGGATCTTGAAGAAGTTATGCTTATGGAAGCGATTTGGCTTTCTGTGCAA GATCAGGAAGCCTTAGGAAATCCAGGGAGCATAGGTGCCGTGCCACCAACACTTCCTCTAAGATGCTACGATGCGTCTGGGGCCGCTTCAGCGGAAGCAGCTCCACCCGGTGGATTCGCCTGCGCGGTCGCGGCTCTAGCGGAGCAACAACACATGCTTGGAGACCCTTCCAGCACAGCCACCTGCCAAGCATCAAGACACGACATTCTGAGCAGGTCACAGAGATCCTTCACAGAGGACCTGAGCATAGCCGGGAGCAGTGCCTCGGCCACCAGGGTCGAGGAACCATCAAACGGCAGAACGCCGCAGGCAAGAGACGGCGCGGATTACTCCAACAACGACGGGTGGTCGGAGGCGGCCGAGGCCAGCACCAGCTGCGCCGGCTCCGACGTCACGGTAGAGGCCGGGGCCGCCAGTGTGGCGGCGGCTGCTTCGGACGTGTCTAGCATCGGTTCGGGCAACGTCCCCGACAGCTTTGAGGAGCAGATGATGCTGGCCATGGCACTCTCGCTGGTCGATGCCCGGGGGGTCGGAGGCTCTCCACCGGGGTTAGCTTGGCGGTAG
- the LOC123166381 gene encoding protein IQ-DOMAIN 9 isoform X1 has protein sequence MGSGDWFKTIISKKKSKRGKSKHAKKVAAQRNGANLPQQKPSNAPSSSSDPEDNAALEDWAATRIQNAFRRHKARRTLRCLRGVKRLCIVGQSNPVTKQTSATLSYIQSWNKLQAELRNRRAFMVTEGRNRKKKQENQVKLDAKLQNLQVAWNGGSNTMDEIVARIHLREEAAVKRERAMAYAFNHQWRAKSATSQGNFNYGVGNGGWGWSWMDRWIAARPWEPRSMVTPENPKKGQSKKDNTSTNQSALKLQGAISLSNNTSDRKVPKKKSSPSPDKKKPAAKTEQKPVAKTEQKPKAAGPPKAKPKDMKRNQEKQQQPAVPAITA, from the exons ATGGGGTCCGGGGACTGGTTCAAGACCATCATCAGCAAGAAGAAGTCGAAACGGGGCAAGTCAAAGCACGCAAAG AAGGTTGCTGCGCAACGCAACGGAGCCAACCTGCCGCAGCAAAAGCCTAGCAACGCTCCTTCTTCCAGCAGCGACCCTGAAGACAATGCAGCACTCGAAGATTGGGCAGCTACCCGGATCCAGAACGCGTTTCGGCGCCACAAG GCAAGGAGGACTCTCCGTTGCCTGAGGGGAGTTAAAAGACTGTGCATTGTTGGGCAGAGCAATCCAGTTACCAAGCAGACTAGTGCCACATTGAGCTACATACAGTCTTGGAACAAGTTACAGGCTGAGCTAAGAAACCGGCGTGCTTTCATGGTCACAGAAGGGCGTAacaggaagaagaagcaagagaaTCAGGTCAAACTTGACGCGAAACTCCAGAATCTGCAG GTTGCATGGAATGGAGGCTCGAACACCATGGATGAAATAGTTGCCAGGATACATCTAAGGGAAGAAGCAGCAGTAAAGCGTGAGCGAGCCATGGCGTATGCGTTTAACCATCAG TGGAGGGCAAAGTCTGCCACAAGCCAAGGAAACTTCAACTATGGGGTCGGGAACGGTGGCTGGGGCTGGAGCTGGATGGACCGCTGGATCGCTGCACGGCCATGGGAGCCCCGATCCATGGTCACCCCTGAAAACCCGAAGAAGGGACAATCAAAGAAAGACAACACCAGCACAAACCAGTCAGCTCTGAAGCTGCAAGGTGCAATCAGTCTAAGCAACAACACCAGTGACCGGAAAGTTCCCAAGAAAAAGTCATCCCCATCTCCTGACAAGAAGAAACCGGCAGCGAAAACGGAGCAGAAACCAGTAGCAAAAACAGAGCAGAAACCAAAGGCGGCCGGCCCTcccaaggcgaagccaaaggacaTGAAGAGGAACCAGGAGAAGCAGCAACAACCCGCGGTTCCTGCCATCACTGCTTGA
- the LOC123166381 gene encoding protein IQ-DOMAIN 9 isoform X2 produces MGSGDWFKTIISKKKSKRGKSKHAKVAAQRNGANLPQQKPSNAPSSSSDPEDNAALEDWAATRIQNAFRRHKARRTLRCLRGVKRLCIVGQSNPVTKQTSATLSYIQSWNKLQAELRNRRAFMVTEGRNRKKKQENQVKLDAKLQNLQVAWNGGSNTMDEIVARIHLREEAAVKRERAMAYAFNHQWRAKSATSQGNFNYGVGNGGWGWSWMDRWIAARPWEPRSMVTPENPKKGQSKKDNTSTNQSALKLQGAISLSNNTSDRKVPKKKSSPSPDKKKPAAKTEQKPVAKTEQKPKAAGPPKAKPKDMKRNQEKQQQPAVPAITA; encoded by the exons ATGGGGTCCGGGGACTGGTTCAAGACCATCATCAGCAAGAAGAAGTCGAAACGGGGCAAGTCAAAGCACGCAAAG GTTGCTGCGCAACGCAACGGAGCCAACCTGCCGCAGCAAAAGCCTAGCAACGCTCCTTCTTCCAGCAGCGACCCTGAAGACAATGCAGCACTCGAAGATTGGGCAGCTACCCGGATCCAGAACGCGTTTCGGCGCCACAAG GCAAGGAGGACTCTCCGTTGCCTGAGGGGAGTTAAAAGACTGTGCATTGTTGGGCAGAGCAATCCAGTTACCAAGCAGACTAGTGCCACATTGAGCTACATACAGTCTTGGAACAAGTTACAGGCTGAGCTAAGAAACCGGCGTGCTTTCATGGTCACAGAAGGGCGTAacaggaagaagaagcaagagaaTCAGGTCAAACTTGACGCGAAACTCCAGAATCTGCAG GTTGCATGGAATGGAGGCTCGAACACCATGGATGAAATAGTTGCCAGGATACATCTAAGGGAAGAAGCAGCAGTAAAGCGTGAGCGAGCCATGGCGTATGCGTTTAACCATCAG TGGAGGGCAAAGTCTGCCACAAGCCAAGGAAACTTCAACTATGGGGTCGGGAACGGTGGCTGGGGCTGGAGCTGGATGGACCGCTGGATCGCTGCACGGCCATGGGAGCCCCGATCCATGGTCACCCCTGAAAACCCGAAGAAGGGACAATCAAAGAAAGACAACACCAGCACAAACCAGTCAGCTCTGAAGCTGCAAGGTGCAATCAGTCTAAGCAACAACACCAGTGACCGGAAAGTTCCCAAGAAAAAGTCATCCCCATCTCCTGACAAGAAGAAACCGGCAGCGAAAACGGAGCAGAAACCAGTAGCAAAAACAGAGCAGAAACCAAAGGCGGCCGGCCCTcccaaggcgaagccaaaggacaTGAAGAGGAACCAGGAGAAGCAGCAACAACCCGCGGTTCCTGCCATCACTGCTTGA